A DNA window from Vibrio sp. CDRSL-10 TSBA contains the following coding sequences:
- a CDS encoding MATE family efflux transporter, with protein sequence MQNPEISTSPSLSRQLFQMTWPMLFGVLSLMSFQLIDSAFIGQLGVLPLAAQGFTMPIQMIIIGVQVGLGIATTAVISRALGAGQAKYARQLGGLVVAIGSIGVAVFGILLYWLREPILTLLSAPQTIFSIIDSYWIWWVISAWVGAVLYFLYSLCRANGNTMLPGTIMMLTSVLNLVLDPLFIFVFDFGINGAAMATIVAFGIGIVIVAPRVSSKHWMLFDWSDLDIAQSIRSIGHIMGPAMLSQLLPPLSSMLATKLLAGFGTAAVAAWALGSRYEFFAIVSVLALTMSIPPMVGRLLGSNQVGDIRKLVAIAIRFILIFQLFIALVTLALSTPLASLMTSESSVESILNWHLMIVPLSLGPLGVCMLMVSVANALGKSYVALTISALRLFAFFLPCLWLGAQLGDLKGLFIGAFIGNILAGASAWSLYQRTLYRIEHQAARA encoded by the coding sequence ATGCAAAACCCCGAAATCTCCACTTCGCCTTCACTCTCTCGTCAGCTGTTTCAAATGACCTGGCCAATGCTGTTTGGCGTCTTATCCCTGATGAGCTTTCAGCTGATTGACAGTGCCTTTATCGGCCAGCTGGGCGTCCTGCCTCTGGCGGCGCAAGGCTTTACCATGCCGATTCAGATGATCATCATCGGCGTTCAGGTCGGCCTAGGCATCGCGACGACCGCGGTGATTTCACGCGCTTTGGGCGCAGGTCAGGCTAAGTATGCCCGTCAGCTTGGCGGTTTAGTGGTCGCCATAGGGAGTATTGGCGTGGCCGTGTTTGGTATCCTGCTCTACTGGCTGCGTGAACCGATTTTGACGCTGCTCAGCGCACCACAAACAATCTTCAGTATTATCGACAGCTACTGGATTTGGTGGGTTATCAGCGCCTGGGTCGGCGCGGTACTTTATTTCCTCTACAGTCTGTGCCGTGCCAACGGCAATACAATGTTGCCGGGCACCATCATGATGCTGACCAGCGTACTCAACCTGGTACTCGACCCGCTGTTTATTTTCGTGTTTGACTTTGGCATTAACGGCGCCGCCATGGCAACCATTGTTGCCTTTGGCATTGGTATCGTGATCGTGGCGCCGCGTGTGTCCTCGAAACACTGGATGCTGTTTGACTGGAGCGATCTCGATATCGCCCAAAGCATTCGCTCTATCGGCCACATCATGGGGCCGGCGATGCTGAGCCAGTTACTGCCGCCACTCTCTTCGATGCTGGCAACCAAATTACTGGCGGGGTTCGGTACTGCGGCGGTTGCCGCGTGGGCGCTGGGATCGCGTTATGAATTTTTTGCCATTGTGTCTGTACTGGCGCTGACCATGTCCATCCCGCCGATGGTGGGTCGCTTATTGGGGTCAAATCAGGTCGGTGACATCCGTAAACTGGTGGCCATCGCGATTCGTTTTATTCTGATTTTCCAGCTGTTTATTGCATTGGTTACCCTGGCTCTGTCCACCCCGCTGGCCAGCCTGATGACCAGCGAAAGCAGCGTTGAATCGATTCTGAACTGGCATCTGATGATTGTGCCGCTCAGCCTGGGGCCATTGGGGGTCTGTATGTTGATGGTGTCCGTCGCAAACGCTTTGGGTAAGTCGTATGTCGCGCTGACGATTTCCGCACTGCGCCTGTTCGCTTTTTTCCTGCCGTGTCTATGGCTGGGAGCGCAACTCGGCGACTTAAAAGGTCTGTTTATCGGTGCCTTTATCGGTAATATTCTGGCCGGAGCCTCGGCGTGGAGCCTTTACCAGCGCACCTTATACCGGATTGAACATCAAGCCGCACGGGCTTAA
- a CDS encoding COX15/CtaA family protein, with product MLTHPTDKHRLSAITHRQAVRATVLLSLVRFSLLLTLMVIILGAYTRLSDAGLGCPDWPGCYGHFTVPLSDHALKKAEFLYPHLEVEPAKAWAEMIHRYFAATLGLVVFAITTLCIRYRPVAIGLPILIAAIVIFQAVLGMWTVTLKLLPLVVMGHLLGGLSLLCALFLLYWQLSPGSNSQPMRAQSGTLRALAGAALVVVVGQIMLGGWTSSNYAALMCSSLPICEGNWTQHLDFKTAFTPIHYGHDSYEFGVLDYGPRLTIHVAHRFGAILTILVVAILVMKLRAAEENKLAGHVLGILMLQVLLGMANVVMSLPLWAAVLHNLCAACLLLAVVKCNYRLWASSPYRTALTRMSP from the coding sequence ATGCTGACTCATCCAACAGACAAACACAGGTTATCAGCCATCACTCACCGCCAAGCAGTCCGTGCAACGGTTTTGCTCTCTCTGGTGCGTTTCAGTCTGCTACTGACTCTGATGGTGATTATTCTCGGGGCCTATACCCGCTTATCCGATGCCGGGCTCGGTTGCCCGGACTGGCCCGGATGCTACGGTCACTTTACGGTTCCCCTGTCAGATCATGCCCTGAAGAAGGCTGAGTTTCTCTACCCGCACCTGGAGGTGGAGCCGGCGAAAGCTTGGGCTGAAATGATCCACCGCTACTTTGCCGCAACGCTGGGTCTGGTGGTGTTTGCCATTACAACCCTGTGTATCCGTTATCGGCCGGTGGCGATCGGACTGCCGATTCTGATTGCTGCCATCGTTATTTTCCAGGCGGTGCTCGGCATGTGGACGGTGACACTCAAGCTGCTGCCTTTGGTGGTCATGGGGCATTTGTTGGGAGGATTGAGCCTGTTGTGTGCCTTGTTCCTGCTTTACTGGCAATTATCACCGGGTTCGAATTCTCAGCCGATGCGGGCGCAAAGTGGAACGCTGCGTGCTCTGGCTGGTGCTGCACTGGTGGTGGTGGTGGGGCAGATTATGCTGGGAGGATGGACGTCTTCCAATTATGCCGCGTTGATGTGCAGCAGTTTACCGATATGCGAAGGTAACTGGACTCAGCATCTGGATTTCAAAACGGCCTTTACGCCGATTCACTATGGTCATGACAGCTATGAGTTTGGCGTGCTGGATTATGGACCGCGGCTGACGATTCATGTCGCTCACCGATTTGGAGCCATACTGACTATCCTGGTCGTCGCTATACTGGTGATGAAACTGCGGGCAGCAGAGGAAAATAAACTGGCCGGTCATGTGCTGGGCATCCTGATGCTACAAGTGCTGCTCGGCATGGCCAATGTCGTGATGAGTTTACCGCTTTGGGCGGCAGTGTTACATAACCTGTGCGCGGCATGTTTACTGCTGGCGGTGGTAAAGTGCAATTATCGACTCTGGGCATCATCGCCCTACCGGACTGCTCTGACCCGGATGTCACCCTAA
- the ctaD gene encoding cytochrome c oxidase subunit I — MKPSTEQHAKSAPAADADMTRANSTAVLDDHDHDHHAAPSGLARWIYSTNHKDIGTLYLWFSFIMFLTGGAMAMVIRAELFQPGLQLVEPEFFNQMTTVHGLIMVFGAVMPAFTGLANWMIPLMIGAPDMALPRMNNLSFWILPFAFLILLASLFTEGGGPNFGWTFYAPLSTTYGPDSTALFVFSVHIMGISSIMGAINVIVTIVNMRAPGMTWFKLPMFVWTWLITAFLLIAVMPVLAGAVTMVLTDKYFGTSFFDAAGGGDPVMFQHIFWFFGHPEVYIMILPSFGIISAIIPAFSGKKLFGYHSMVYATSSIALLSFLVWAHHMFTTGMPVFAELFFMYCTMLIAVPTGVKVFNWVATMWHGSLTFETPMLFAIAFIVLFTIGGFSGLMLAIVPADFQYHDTYFVVAHFHYVLVSGAVFSIMAAAYYWLPKWTGHMYDERLSRWHFWCSVISVNVLFFPMHFLGLAGMPRRIPDYAIQFADVNQIVSIGGFAFGLSQLIFLWLVIKCVRGGKAAEAKPWQRAEGLEWTVPSPAPHHTFTTPPKVD, encoded by the coding sequence ATGAAACCGTCGACCGAACAGCACGCAAAATCGGCACCGGCTGCCGATGCAGATATGACACGTGCTAACAGCACGGCGGTGCTGGATGATCATGATCATGATCATCACGCGGCTCCCTCAGGGCTGGCGCGCTGGATTTATTCAACCAATCATAAAGACATCGGCACGCTTTATCTATGGTTCAGCTTTATCATGTTCCTGACCGGCGGCGCGATGGCGATGGTGATCCGGGCAGAATTATTTCAGCCCGGTCTGCAGCTAGTCGAGCCCGAATTCTTTAATCAGATGACCACAGTCCATGGTCTGATTATGGTGTTCGGTGCGGTGATGCCTGCCTTCACCGGTCTCGCCAACTGGATGATCCCGCTGATGATCGGCGCACCGGACATGGCGCTGCCACGCATGAATAACCTCAGTTTCTGGATTTTGCCATTTGCATTTTTAATCCTGCTTGCTTCGTTATTTACTGAGGGCGGAGGCCCCAATTTTGGCTGGACTTTCTATGCGCCGCTTTCGACTACCTACGGGCCGGACAGCACGGCACTGTTTGTATTTTCGGTGCATATTATGGGCATCAGCTCCATTATGGGCGCGATCAACGTCATTGTGACCATAGTCAATATGCGGGCACCGGGCATGACCTGGTTCAAACTGCCGATGTTTGTCTGGACCTGGCTGATCACTGCGTTTCTGCTGATTGCTGTGATGCCGGTGCTGGCGGGAGCGGTGACCATGGTGCTGACCGACAAATACTTCGGAACCAGCTTCTTCGATGCGGCTGGTGGCGGCGACCCGGTGATGTTCCAGCACATTTTCTGGTTCTTTGGCCATCCTGAAGTGTACATTATGATTTTACCGTCATTTGGTATAATTTCGGCGATAATCCCCGCATTTAGCGGCAAGAAGCTCTTTGGTTATCATTCAATGGTCTATGCGACCAGCAGTATTGCACTGCTGTCATTTCTGGTCTGGGCCCACCATATGTTCACCACCGGGATGCCGGTTTTCGCCGAGCTGTTCTTTATGTACTGCACCATGCTGATTGCAGTGCCGACCGGGGTCAAAGTATTCAACTGGGTGGCGACCATGTGGCATGGCTCGCTCACGTTTGAAACGCCAATGCTGTTTGCCATTGCCTTTATTGTGCTGTTTACCATCGGCGGCTTCTCAGGACTGATGCTGGCGATTGTTCCGGCTGACTTCCAGTACCATGATACCTATTTTGTCGTGGCACACTTTCATTACGTCTTGGTCTCGGGCGCGGTATTTTCGATTATGGCGGCGGCTTATTACTGGTTGCCGAAGTGGACCGGACACATGTATGACGAGCGCCTGAGCCGCTGGCACTTCTGGTGCTCGGTGATTTCGGTCAACGTGCTGTTTTTCCCTATGCACTTTCTGGGTCTGGCCGGCATGCCGCGCCGGATTCCTGATTACGCGATTCAGTTTGCTGATGTGAATCAGATCGTTTCTATCGGTGGGTTTGCATTTGGTTTGTCGCAACTGATCTTTTTGTGGCTGGTGATCAAGTGCGTTCGTGGTGGTAAGGCCGCTGAGGCAAAACCGTGGCAACGGGCAGAAGGCCTGGAATGGACAGTTCCGAGTCCGGCACCACATCATACCTTTACCACCCCGCCTAAAGTGGATTAA
- a CDS encoding TetR/AcrR family transcriptional regulator → MNTQVIEMNQVVEMKKTRSELKREAILQAAMDAFREFGAQNTSMDKIAAMAQVSKRTVYNHFASKEALVMTLLANLWQATANLIDSDQLASLPLQQQLEQLLLSEIDILSSGEYLDLARVVLGHYLYRPQELAQQSEQMASKETQLARWLKHQADKGQLNITDVEFTNVQLHSLIKGGCFWPQLMGLKPVLNVDEKQKLALETSRFFLSYYTCK, encoded by the coding sequence ATGAACACCCAGGTAATTGAAATGAACCAGGTAGTCGAAATGAAAAAGACCCGTAGTGAATTGAAGCGCGAAGCGATACTTCAAGCCGCAATGGACGCTTTTCGCGAATTTGGTGCGCAGAACACCAGCATGGACAAAATCGCCGCGATGGCGCAGGTGTCCAAGCGTACCGTCTACAATCACTTTGCTTCAAAAGAGGCGCTGGTGATGACCTTACTGGCCAATCTGTGGCAGGCGACGGCTAATCTTATCGATTCAGACCAACTTGCGTCACTGCCGTTGCAGCAACAGTTAGAGCAGTTGCTGCTGAGTGAAATTGATATTCTGAGTTCGGGTGAATACCTTGACTTGGCGCGTGTGGTGCTGGGTCACTATCTGTACCGACCACAAGAGCTGGCTCAGCAGTCAGAGCAAATGGCCAGTAAGGAAACTCAGCTCGCACGCTGGCTGAAACATCAGGCGGACAAAGGGCAGCTCAATATTACTGACGTTGAGTTTACCAATGTGCAGTTGCACAGCCTGATTAAAGGTGGTTGTTTCTGGCCGCAACTGATGGGGTTGAAACCAGTGCTGAATGTTGATGAAAAACAAAAGCTTGCATTAGAAACGAGTCGGTTTTTTCTCAGCTATTACACCTGTAAATAA
- a CDS encoding IS4 family transposase — MVFLTDAEQWATETFSQANLGDLRRTKRLVKLTASLANHVGQSIVQSLKSPSDIEAAYRFTRNHAIDSQSIAEAGFAATAELAQSYDCLLALEDTTSLDFTHRTVRDEMGYTTSRKSAKGMHAHSVLLFAPEEKQVVGLIEQERWIRDMSLYGKKAQRGNRAYEEKESFKWERASRAMEKRLGSVIDKVISVCDREADIIEYLTYKMTNRQRFVVRSMQSRCIEESTDKLYSFSDALQPADERKVQVKQRGGRKAREAICEVRYAPITIKMPANKRGEPVSLYYVGCQETNHEQALCWHILTSEPVLSKEDAKRILDYYEKRWLIEEFHKAWKSGGTQVEELRMQNKENLEKMVVILAFIAVRVHQLRYLGLNKKEAEKQSCETLLSPVAWKLLWSKQEKTRPPKRAPSVYWAYINLGKLAGWYDSKRNGRVGWERLWEGWFLLQTILEGYLLAKSLDL, encoded by the coding sequence ATGGTGTTTTTAACAGATGCAGAGCAATGGGCGACTGAGACTTTTTCACAAGCTAATCTCGGAGATCTTAGACGAACCAAACGTTTAGTTAAACTCACCGCATCTCTTGCTAATCACGTAGGGCAGTCTATTGTGCAATCTTTAAAATCTCCTTCTGACATTGAAGCCGCTTACCGTTTTACCCGCAATCACGCTATTGACTCTCAATCGATTGCAGAAGCAGGCTTTGCCGCAACGGCCGAACTGGCTCAATCTTATGACTGTCTACTGGCTTTGGAAGATACAACCTCACTGGACTTTACCCATCGAACCGTCAGGGATGAAATGGGATATACCACCTCTAGGAAAAGCGCCAAAGGCATGCATGCTCACTCCGTGTTGCTGTTTGCTCCCGAGGAGAAGCAGGTTGTGGGGTTGATTGAGCAGGAGCGCTGGATAAGGGACATGAGCTTATATGGAAAGAAAGCTCAGCGAGGTAACCGAGCCTATGAAGAGAAGGAAAGCTTTAAATGGGAACGTGCGTCGAGAGCCATGGAAAAACGTCTCGGCTCAGTGATAGACAAGGTTATCTCCGTCTGTGACAGAGAAGCCGACATCATTGAATACCTGACCTATAAAATGACCAACCGACAACGCTTTGTCGTCCGATCGATGCAAAGCCGGTGCATCGAAGAGAGTACAGACAAGCTGTACTCATTTAGTGATGCCTTACAGCCCGCAGATGAAAGAAAAGTTCAGGTTAAGCAACGAGGAGGACGTAAAGCTCGAGAGGCTATCTGCGAAGTTCGATATGCCCCAATCACCATCAAAATGCCAGCAAACAAACGAGGTGAACCCGTCTCATTGTACTATGTGGGCTGTCAGGAAACGAATCACGAGCAGGCCCTTTGCTGGCATATTCTCACGTCAGAGCCAGTGTTGAGTAAAGAGGATGCTAAGCGTATCTTGGATTACTATGAAAAACGCTGGTTGATTGAGGAGTTCCACAAAGCCTGGAAAAGCGGAGGAACACAGGTTGAGGAGCTCCGTATGCAAAATAAAGAGAATTTAGAAAAGATGGTCGTCATCCTAGCGTTCATAGCCGTTCGTGTTCATCAACTGCGTTATCTTGGTCTGAACAAAAAAGAAGCGGAAAAACAGAGTTGTGAAACGCTCTTGAGTCCGGTTGCTTGGAAGCTACTTTGGTCAAAACAGGAAAAGACGCGCCCCCCTAAAAGAGCACCAAGTGTGTACTGGGCATACATCAATCTCGGCAAGCTCGCGGGATGGTATGACTCGAAACGTAATGGTCGTGTGGGCTGGGAGCGGTTATGGGAAGGATGGTTCTTATTACAAACCATCCTTGAAGGTTATCTGTTAGCCAAGTCTCTTGACCTATGA
- the aroG gene encoding 3-deoxy-7-phosphoheptulonate synthase AroG, with protein sequence MYQTDDVNIKQIKELLPPVAVLEKFPATEVASSTTFQARSAIHNIMQDKDDRLLVIVGPCSIHDPQAALEYGKRLKALREELSGQLEVVMRVYFEKPRTTVGWKGLINDPYLNDTYEINDGLRIGRKLLLDLTDMGMPTASEFLDMITPQYVADLISWGAIGARTTESQVHRELASGLSCPVGFKNGTDGNIKIAADAIRSASASHNFLSVTKYGHSAIVETAGNPDCHIILRGGKEPNYSEAHVSEVKHKLEGAGLSQKVMIDFSHANSSKQYQRQMVVGEDVAGQIANGEDAIFGVMVESHLVEGRQDLVAGEAPVYGQSITDACIGWEDTETLLRQLANAVETRRNR encoded by the coding sequence ATGTACCAAACCGATGATGTAAATATTAAACAAATTAAAGAGTTATTACCGCCAGTTGCTGTTCTGGAGAAGTTTCCGGCGACTGAAGTTGCTTCTTCAACCACTTTTCAGGCCCGAAGCGCTATTCATAACATCATGCAGGATAAAGACGATCGCCTGCTGGTGATTGTCGGTCCATGTTCGATTCACGATCCTCAGGCAGCGCTGGAATACGGTAAACGCCTGAAAGCGCTGCGTGAAGAGCTAAGCGGTCAGCTGGAAGTGGTGATGCGTGTTTACTTCGAGAAACCGCGTACTACTGTTGGCTGGAAAGGACTTATCAACGACCCGTACCTGAACGATACGTACGAGATCAATGATGGTTTACGTATTGGTCGTAAACTGCTGCTTGATCTGACTGACATGGGTATGCCGACGGCAAGCGAATTCCTGGATATGATCACGCCGCAATACGTGGCCGATCTGATCAGCTGGGGTGCGATTGGTGCGCGTACCACTGAATCTCAGGTTCACCGTGAGCTGGCTTCTGGTCTGTCTTGCCCGGTTGGTTTCAAAAACGGTACTGATGGCAACATCAAGATCGCTGCGGACGCAATCCGTTCAGCCAGTGCGTCACACAACTTCCTGTCAGTAACTAAGTACGGTCATTCTGCGATTGTGGAAACCGCGGGTAACCCTGACTGCCACATCATTCTGCGTGGTGGTAAAGAGCCGAACTACAGCGAAGCTCACGTCAGTGAAGTGAAACATAAACTCGAAGGTGCAGGTCTGTCTCAGAAAGTGATGATCGACTTCAGCCACGCTAACAGCTCGAAACAGTACCAGCGCCAGATGGTGGTGGGTGAAGACGTTGCGGGTCAGATTGCAAACGGCGAAGATGCTATCTTCGGTGTGATGGTTGAATCTCACCTGGTTGAAGGTCGTCAGGATCTGGTTGCTGGCGAAGCGCCGGTTTACGGTCAGTCGATTACTGACGCATGTATCGGTTGGGAAGATACTGAGACACTGCTGCGCCAGCTGGCTAATGCAGTAGAAACTCGTCGCAACCGTTAA
- a CDS encoding ISL3 family transposase: MILSYPRFWEGFHVVKSVQTSSLITITLQPSTTARCSCGQHVQAIHDYQWRTIKEATILGVPVELSLQTRRIKCPDCGIKTESISWLEPFARLTNRLRRYIEQLLPLLPIKHIAQMTGVHWHTIKAIDKRRLQHAVPEVNWAELRQLVMDEFALFKGHRYATVIADAKTHQVLWIGVGRSRKDIRPFFELLGEHGQNIEAVAMDMNTAFDLEVQRHCPNARIVYDLFHVVAKFGREVMDRVRVDQANQLKQDKKARQWVKRSRWVLLKNRGNLDSKQESYLSEILSMNKDLMVTYLLGSQLKELWRCESESEAEDLWDVWWEQVQESGIKPLMDFARKLKPYLHGIVASASYPLNTCTLEGINNKIKLIKRMGYGYRDIDYFFLKIKAAFPGKPR; the protein is encoded by the coding sequence ATCATACTTTCCTATCCTCGTTTCTGGGAAGGCTTTCATGTCGTAAAGTCTGTACAAACGTCTTCTCTCATCACGATTACTCTCCAACCCAGCACGACTGCTCGATGTTCATGTGGGCAACATGTTCAAGCCATACATGATTATCAGTGGCGCACGATTAAGGAAGCGACGATTCTCGGCGTACCCGTCGAGCTATCCCTACAAACAAGGCGTATAAAGTGCCCTGACTGCGGTATCAAAACCGAATCTATTTCTTGGCTTGAACCTTTTGCTCGCCTGACTAACCGCTTAAGACGTTACATTGAGCAGTTGCTGCCTCTTCTTCCTATCAAACATATCGCCCAGATGACGGGGGTTCATTGGCATACGATTAAGGCGATAGATAAACGTCGGCTACAACATGCGGTGCCAGAGGTTAACTGGGCAGAGCTGAGACAGCTGGTCATGGATGAGTTTGCTCTCTTCAAGGGACATCGTTATGCCACTGTTATCGCGGATGCTAAGACGCATCAAGTGCTTTGGATAGGCGTTGGACGCAGCCGAAAAGATATCCGTCCCTTCTTTGAATTACTCGGTGAGCATGGCCAGAACATAGAAGCGGTTGCAATGGATATGAATACGGCTTTCGACCTCGAAGTGCAGCGACATTGTCCTAACGCCCGCATTGTGTACGATTTATTCCATGTGGTCGCAAAATTTGGTCGGGAAGTGATGGATAGAGTCAGAGTTGACCAAGCTAATCAACTCAAACAGGACAAGAAAGCGCGCCAATGGGTGAAACGTTCACGCTGGGTTCTCCTCAAAAACAGAGGTAATTTAGACAGTAAACAGGAGAGCTATCTGAGTGAGATACTGAGTATGAACAAAGACTTAATGGTGACGTATTTACTTGGCTCTCAGCTAAAAGAGTTATGGAGGTGCGAGTCAGAAAGCGAAGCGGAAGACTTATGGGACGTATGGTGGGAGCAAGTTCAAGAAAGCGGGATCAAGCCGCTTATGGACTTCGCGAGAAAGCTCAAACCGTATCTTCATGGCATCGTTGCTTCTGCAAGCTACCCACTCAATACCTGTACGCTCGAAGGGATAAACAACAAGATAAAGTTAATCAAACGAATGGGCTACGGCTACCGAGATATCGATTACTTTTTTTTAAAGATAAAAGCGGCTTTCCCCGGAAAGCCGCGATGA
- a CDS encoding SURF1 family protein → MALTVAVFILLVKLGLWQWTRGEEKQLLESRLAGYQQMAPVSLKQALATYAPEQMTGVKVKVTFQPDTTRTFLLDNQTMDGQVGYLAYQLGRTADGDWLLVERGFVAAGLQRSMLPQVEWLQQVQSLTGRLYTRSLNPLSSQLLIEAGNPHRIQNLNLTELSRWLGETGCSGGTATSAVRLALCSALATSGDGFAQAFWLCTAVVHYGDRTGTDFTAAVEKVSAASPRYAFVVCGQDKT, encoded by the coding sequence ATGGCATTAACTGTGGCTGTATTTATCTTGTTGGTCAAATTGGGACTTTGGCAGTGGACGCGTGGCGAGGAAAAGCAGCTGTTGGAATCGCGCCTGGCCGGCTATCAGCAGATGGCACCGGTGAGTCTTAAACAGGCGCTGGCAACGTATGCCCCGGAGCAGATGACCGGTGTGAAGGTAAAAGTCACTTTCCAACCTGATACCACCCGCACCTTTTTACTCGACAACCAGACGATGGACGGACAGGTTGGCTATCTGGCCTATCAGTTGGGACGCACGGCAGATGGTGATTGGCTGCTGGTCGAACGTGGTTTTGTTGCCGCCGGATTGCAGCGCAGTATGCTGCCGCAAGTTGAATGGCTGCAACAAGTGCAGAGTTTAACCGGCCGGCTGTACACCCGCTCACTTAATCCGCTCAGTTCGCAGCTGCTCATCGAGGCGGGTAATCCGCACCGGATTCAGAATCTCAATCTGACTGAATTGTCGCGCTGGCTTGGAGAAACCGGTTGTTCCGGCGGTACTGCAACCTCAGCAGTCAGGCTGGCCCTATGCTCAGCCCTGGCAACCTCTGGCGATGGGTTCGCGCAAGCATTTTGGCTATGCACTGCAGTGGTTCACTATGGCGACCGTACTGGCACTGATTTCACTGCTGCTGTTGAAAAAGTATCGGCGGCGAGCCCGCGATATGCGTTTGTCGTGTGCGGACAAGACAAAACATAG
- a CDS encoding DUF2909 domain-containing protein translates to MLPLAVKIVLVLLLLFIIVNLARALIHMVRESDERENQRPMSHYLGRRLILSACVVLLLIFALLSGWLHPNTSPY, encoded by the coding sequence ATGCTGCCACTGGCTGTGAAAATCGTTCTGGTCTTACTCTTGCTGTTCATCATTGTTAATCTCGCACGAGCCTTGATCCACATGGTCAGAGAATCAGATGAGAGAGAGAACCAACGCCCGATGAGTCACTATCTCGGGCGGCGCCTGATCCTGTCCGCCTGTGTGGTTCTGCTGCTGATCTTCGCTTTGCTAAGTGGCTGGCTGCATCCTAATACCAGCCCGTACTGA
- a CDS encoding cytochrome c oxidase subunit 3: MSNKSPAYYVPAQSHWPIVGAVALFLLAVGAGITVQHAGSDSAGGVVGKIILFGGFFVLLFMLAGWFRSVIMESMSGLYSAQIARSFRQGMSWFIFSEVMFFGAFFGALFYARMVAVPWLGGASNNAMTHEVLWPGFEAIWPLLSTPDGTTTQAMPWQGIPLKNTIILLASSVTLHMAHLSLERNRRMALIVWLEITIVLAGFFLYFQGVEYAHAYHEMGLTLQSGVYGNTFFLLTGFHGMHVCLGTLFLIVLLGRIAKDHFTPRDHFAFQAGSWYWHFVDVVWLCLFVFVYVL; this comes from the coding sequence ATGAGTAATAAAAGCCCTGCTTATTATGTTCCGGCCCAGAGCCACTGGCCGATTGTGGGGGCCGTCGCCCTGTTTTTGCTCGCGGTCGGAGCGGGTATCACGGTGCAGCATGCCGGTAGTGACAGCGCCGGAGGCGTGGTTGGTAAAATCATTCTGTTTGGCGGCTTTTTTGTGTTGCTGTTTATGCTGGCCGGCTGGTTTCGTAGTGTGATCATGGAGTCGATGTCCGGGCTCTACTCGGCGCAGATAGCGCGCTCTTTTCGTCAGGGAATGAGCTGGTTCATTTTTTCGGAAGTGATGTTTTTTGGTGCCTTTTTTGGTGCGCTTTTCTACGCCCGTATGGTCGCAGTCCCCTGGTTGGGCGGAGCCAGTAATAATGCGATGACCCATGAAGTCTTGTGGCCTGGTTTCGAGGCCATCTGGCCATTACTGAGCACACCTGATGGCACAACCACTCAGGCAATGCCGTGGCAGGGTATCCCGCTGAAAAATACCATTATTCTGCTGGCGTCATCGGTCACGTTACATATGGCCCATCTCAGTCTGGAGCGTAACCGGCGCATGGCCTTGATCGTATGGCTGGAAATTACCATAGTGCTGGCCGGCTTTTTCCTCTACTTCCAGGGGGTTGAGTATGCCCATGCCTATCATGAGATGGGGCTCACTCTGCAATCCGGCGTGTACGGTAACACCTTCTTTCTACTGACCGGTTTTCATGGCATGCACGTCTGTCTGGGCACACTGTTTCTCATTGTTCTGCTCGGTCGTATTGCCAAGGATCATTTTACGCCCAGAGACCATTTTGCTTTTCAGGCCGGGAGCTGGTACTGGCACTTTGTGGATGTGGTGTGGCTGTGTCTGTTTGTCTTTGTTTACGTGCTTTAA